The following DNA comes from Phytohabitans rumicis.
CCGACGAGGACGACCAGGATCGCCGCGGTGATGGCGAGCCCGACCACCGGGTCGGCCCAGCGCCAGCCGAGCGCGAGTCCGCCGGCGCTGACCAGTACGCCCAGCGACGTGAAGCCGTCCGTACGGGCGTGCAGCCCGTCCGCCACCAGCGCGGCCGACCCGATCCGCCGGCCGACCCGGATCCGGTACCGGGCCACGATCTCGTTTCCGGCGAACCCGAGCACGCCGGCCAGCGCCACCGCCGGCAGGTGGCTGACGTCGGTCGGGTCCAGCAGCCGGCGTACCGCCTCGATGCCGGCCACCACCGCGGAGGCCGCGATGAAGACGACGATCACGATGCCGGCCAGGTCTTCGGCCCGGCCGAAGCCGTACGTGTAGCGCCGGGTGGGCGGCCGCCGCCCGACCAGGAACGCGATGGCCAGCGGCACGGCGGTCAGCGCGTCCGCGACGTTGTGCAGCGTGTCGCCGAGCAGCGCCACCGAGCCGGACCAGACCACCACGACGGCCTGCAGGGCGGCCGTGACGCCGAGGACCGCCAGCGAGATCCAGACCGCGCGGATGCCCTCCCGGCTGGCCTCCAGCGCGGCGTCCACCTGCTCGTGCGTGTCGTGGGTATGCGGGCGCACGGCGTGCCGTACGCGATGGAACCACCCATGCCGGTGCATGGCTTCATCCTGCTACACGCGGGTGATCCGCACCGCGTCTGCGATCACGTAGCCTGTGGCCGTCGTCCACCGGCTGACCGCCACGACCGTCTGCGCGCCGGCCGCCAGCGAGAACGTGCCGAGCGACGCCCAGGCCCCGCCGCCGGTGCTCTGGTCCACCCGGACGACCTGGCTGCCGCCCGACGCGTACACGATGAAGGGCGTCGAGGTGTTGTAGCCGGCGATGCCGGGGTACCACGCCTCCACCTGGTACGACCCGGCCGCGGGGATCGTCGCCGCGTACGTGGCCAGGTCGCTGACCTCCTCGGGTTGGCGTACCGGTAGTTCTCGCCGTACCGCTCGGCGGAGTACGACGAGGTGAGCCAGTTGGCGCCGGCCGCGAAGCCGCTGGAGGTGTTGTCGACGATCGTGCTCCAGTCCGGCGTGGTGCCGTTCAGCGCGGCCGCGACGTCGGTACGCAGCTGCGGCAACCGGGCGTACAGCACGTCGCCGGGGCAGGCCGTCGCGTTGTAGTCGCGGTGCCCGAAGATCTGCGTCGCCGCGATGCCGTACTGGTCGCAGATGTACGCGCAGAGCTGCACCAGCTTGTCGTACAGCGCGGCGGGCGGGGTGGCGGTCGTGTAGAGGCCCTGGTTCTCGATGCCGACCGCGGTGGAGTTCTGTCCGCTGGTGTGCGCGCCGACGACCGCGCCGCTGCCCTCCTGGAGCAGCTCCAGGCTGCGGTGCCGGCCCTCCATCGCGTGGCCGCCGCGACTGATCGTGAAGTGCTGCCCGCTGTCGATCCAGCCCCGGTCGAAGTGCCACTGCTGGATCTCGCGCGCGTGGGCGTACGCCGCCGCCAGTGAGTAGTCGGTCACGTTCGCGCTCGCGGTGTGGTGCACGATGATCTTGTTGGGGTTGGCCGCGACCGTGCTGATCGTGCCCTGTGCCGCCGCCGCGCCCCAGGTGGCGCAGCTCGCGATCGTGGGCGCGGCCACGGCCAGCGCCTGCGACGGGATGGCGATGCCTCCCGTTGCGGCGCCGACACCGATAGCCACCGCGCCGCGCATGACGTCCCGCCGAGAGAGGGGGTAGCTCATGGGGTGGTACCTCCAGGGGTTTGAAGGTTTCTTCTACGCATTCACCTCATGTTCGTAAGTTTCCTACCATGCGATCGACGCCCGCCGCTAGAGCCAAAAATGATCTAGGGCAAATCCGGGTGAGCGGATTTGCCCTAGATCGATGAGAGAAGCGACGTTAGTCCCGCGGGGGTTGCCTGCCTCGTGCAGGGCCTTCAGCGCCTCGGTGTAGGACCTGAGGACGCTGGCCTCTTCGTACGTGATGTCGCGCTCGGCGCAGAACGCCCGCACGATGGGCTGGGCCTTGCGGAGATTCGCCCTGGGCATGCTCGGGAAGAGGTGGTGCTCGATCTGGTAGTTCAGCCCGCCGAGCGCGAAGTCGACCACCCGCCCGCCGCGCACGTTGCGCGACGTCAGCACCTGCTTACGGAGGTAGTCCAGGTCGTCGTCGGCGGTGAGCACCGGCATGCCCTTGTGGTTGGGGGCGAACGAGCATCCCATGTAGACGCCCCACAGTCCCTGATGGATCGCGATGAACAGCAGGGCCTTTCCGGGCGACAGCACCGTGAAGACGACCCCCGCGTACGTCACCAGGTGCACCACCAGCAGCACCGCCTCCAGGCGCCGGTGCCGCATCGGGGTGTTGAACAGCGCCCGCACGCTCGCGTAGTGCAGGTTGAGCCCTTCCAGCGTCAGCAACGGGAAGAACATGTACGCCTGCCACCGCGCCATCCACCGGCCGAAACCCCGGCGCGCCAACGCCTGCTCATGTGTCCACACCAGAGCGCCCGCGCCGACGTCCGGGTCCTCGTCCTCGTGGTTCGGGTTCGCGTGGTGCCGGGTGTGCTTGTCGACCCACCAGCCATAGCTCAGACCGACCGCCAGGTTGCCCGCGATCAGGCCGGCCGCCTCGCTGCGCCCCCGGGTGCGAAACATCTGCTTGTGCCCGGCGTCGTGGCCCAGGAAGGAAACCTGGGTGGTGGCCACGGCGACGAACACCGCCACCAGCGCCTGCCACCACGAGTCGCCGACCAGGAAGAACGCGACCCATCCCCCGACGAAGGCCGCGCCGGTGACCGCGATCTTCGCCGCGTACCACCCCGGTCGGCGGGCCAACAGCCCGGCCGCATTGATCTGCTTCGACAACTGTGCATAGTCACTGCCGCGTTTGAGGGCAGGCTCTGCCACCGCGCTGACCGTCATGCCTCTCCTTTGCGCCGTCGGGGGCTCTTCGCCCCGACGAGGTCGGCGAGGCGCTGTCATCAAGTCTGCTGACCATACTGGCGCTGGGTAACCCTGAAAACCCCCGTAAGTGGGGTAGGGCTAGCGCTACCACGCGGTCACGTCATCCGGCCGACCGTGTCACGCAGCCGCACCATGTCGCGCCGCCGCCGCTCATACGTCATGGCGAGGCCGATCAGGACAAAACCGCCAGCCGCCAGAAACACCCAGCGAGGTAACAAATCCCACACCCGGACCAGCTCGTGCAGCGCGACGCCCACCACCGTCACGCCGCCGACGACGACCGGGGCCTGCAACCGCAACACCGAGCCGGCCAGCACGACCGCGACGGCGCCGGCGCCGAGGAGCAGCCGCCGCGCGGGTTCGTCCGCGCCGACGAGGACGGCGGCGAGGCTGGGAAACAGCCCGGCGGCCAGCCCCGGCCCGTACGCCAGCCAGCTCGACCGCTCCGGCCGCGTCCGCACCGCGTACCAGCCCAGCGCCAGCGCGACGCCCGCCGCCGGCAGGGTGTACGCCTCGGTCGTCCCGACATCCCACGCGGCCAGCCGGAACCACCACGCCAGCACCTGGCTACCCGCCGCGACCACGGCCAGGACGAGCCGCCGCTCGGTGCGCCACAGCGCCCGCGCGCCCACGCACAGCCCCCACAGCGTGCACACCCCGGCGGCGTACAGCAGGTGGCCGGTGGTCAGCAGGAGCGCCACGGCGGCGGCGCCGTTCGCCGCGATGTCCAGCGCCCGCGCCTCCCCGGGCGGCGCGCGGCCAGGACGCCGCCGAGCGCAAGCGCCGCGGCCGCCACCGCCAGCACCGCGAACCCACCCGAGCGCCACGGCAGGTCGCCCGCCCGGATCGCGGCCACCGCGAAGGTCACCCCCGCGACGACCGTGACGGGCCACGCCGTGGTCCGAGCGGCAGGAGTACGCCCAGCCACACCGACCGCCGCGGCGGCGATGACCGTGAGTCCCAGCGCGCCGAGCGTGGTGCCCTCGGTGGCCAAGCTCCCCGCGATCCCCGCCAGCGCCAGCACCACCCCTGTCCCTGTTAGCAAGGGACCCTTGCTATGCAAAAAGCGATAAGAAGGTGCCCTTCCTTGCACCAACCCCAGGCCCAGCGCGAGCGTGACCGCCGGAACCGCCGGCCAGGGTGCGTCCGCGGCGGCGAGGGCCACCGGCACCGCCACGGCGGCCAGCGGCACCGCCCACATCGGACGGACGGCGCCCACCGCGACCGCCACCAGGATCAGCGCAACGGCGGCGCTAGCGGTCACCGACCACCCGCCGGAGGGCGCTCCCTCCCAGGTCCGCCCCAGCCACGCGTACGGCTCGCCGAGCGTCTCCCACAGCGCCGGCGCGATCTCGACGAGAACCACCGCGCCCAGCGGCACGAGCAACCAGGCCCACGCGCGGCCCCGAACACGCGGAGATACCCGCTGATCAACTCTGAGTAGCGCGACGGCGGCCACGATGAGCCCAGCCGCGACGGGCGCCGCCACGGATGGGGCTTGCCAGGCGAAGGCCGACACCGTCGACGCGGCTATGGCGCCGCCGTAGGCCACCCAGGCGACCACGCGCAGCGGGCCGGACAGGCGCCACGCCAGCACGAGGTCCACTGTGGCCAGTGCGGCGAAGGTCAGCGCGAAGCCGAAGGCGTCCAGGGACGCGTCGGCGGCCAGCAGCGGCGCCACCGGTTGGATGGCGACCAGCGCGGCGTACCTCGGGCCGGTCAGCCCGGTGAGTCGCGCGTAGCCCGCCGCCACCGCCGCGGTCACCCCGGCGACCAGCGCGGCGTAGCGGTTGCCCGGCCAGGCGCCGAGGCCGAAGAGGTTGACGTACCAGGCGGCGTATCCGTCGAGGACCACCAGCAGCACTCCCACGGCGGCGAACGTCTCCGCGGTGGCCACCAGCTGCCGACGCAGCGCCAGCAGCGGAGCGCTCAGCGCGAACGCGGTCACCACGGCGAGGATGACCGCCCGGCCGCCCACCCCGTACGCGGCCCACGCCACCGCGGTGAACACGATCGCCGCCGTGCCGAGCAGAAGGCCGCCGAGGATGAAGAGCAGGTTCTGCACGGTACGCGTGGACGCCTCCGGCCGGGGCGGCGCGGCGGGCCCGGTGCCGGCGGGCGGCAGGATGATGGGCGCGACCCGGGCGCGTACCCGGGCGGCGAGTTCGTTACGGCGCAACTGGGCCGCGCGCAGGTTGGCGCCGAGCGCGGCGATCTCACTGTCGAGGCGGATCACCTCGGCCGCGTCCGGATCGGCCGCCCGACCGCAGCCGGGACAGCCGGTCTCCAGGCTCGCGGTGGCGCGGCAGGCGGGACACGGGTACGTCACACCTGCATAGTGCCCCGCACCGGCACGTTCGCGGGAGAGTGCGCGTACTCAGTGCCTGGTCTGCTCGAACACCCAGTTCTGGTACGCCGGGTGGCCGCTGCCCACGGTGAAGACGAGGATCTCGGGCACGTCGTACGGATGCGCCACGCGCACGTGGTCCACCAGCGCCTCGACCCGATCGGGCGAGGTCTTGAACTGCACCGACCACTCCTGTGCGGTCTCCACCCGGCCGTCCCACCAATACGTGCTGGCGACCGGGCCGCCAACCTGTGCGGACGCGGCCAAGCGCCCCGCAACCGCCGCTGCGGCGAGCACATCCGCCACCGATCTCGCGTCTACGACAGTCGTCACCAGACAGATCTGCTCCACGGAGCCGACAGTACGCGTTCCGTGTTGCATCCGTTACGTGCGATGGGCTTCGATCCACTCATCGATATGCGCCCACCAGTCATACAGCCAGCTGATGCGCTCTTCGCGATCTTTGGGTACTTCCTCCGGCGGCACCGACCAGAAACGCATGACGAGACGCTTGTCCATTGGAAGTTCCCGCCAGATATCGGAAACGGTCAGCATCCGGTCGAGACCGGTGTGCGCGACGAAGATGACTCCCGCGTCCGGGGCGGCATCGAGCGCGGCGAGCACCCCGCCGGGCTGTGGTGCCAACACGTTTCGCATGCCCTCGGCGCGTACCGCCATCTCCTCGTGGCCGCGGGCGCGCAGCCGCTCGATGGCCCGCACCCGGCGGCGTGGGGTGAAGTTGCCGCCCTCCGGAAAGATGACGAAGGCGTCGTTGTGGTCCAGCCCGGTGACCAGGTTGCCGATCTGCTCCTCAATGGACTCACCGGAGGTGCGGCCGGGCGCGATGAAGCGGCTGGGCAACCGGTTGAGCATCACGTCGATGGCCGGATCCCACTGCAGCGATTCCTTCAGCACGATGCGCGGCTCGCGGTCGTACCAGTTGACGAGCGCGTGGATGAGGATGAACGAGTCGCCCGGACCGGCATGGCGGCACAGCACGAGCTCGGGACGGCCGGGCGCGGCGGTGTCCGGGTCGGTGCCGACCACGTCGATGCGTACCCGCAGCGCCCACTGGCCCTGCCAGAAAAGCGCGCTGAGAAAGCGTCCGGTCAGCACGTAGTGCACGCGCTGGAAGCCGGGCGAGCGCACCTTCCAGCCGAAGCCCGACGCCACCCAGAGCGCGAAGAGCGTGATGAGCGCGGCGGCGTCCCACACCACGTAGACCGCGCCGATCCACAGGAGACGGAGGATGCGCAGGCGCCCGGGCACCAGCCAGGAGGCGACCGCGGACAGCAGCAGCCACACCGGCAGCGTGGCCACGGCGAGCAACGCGAAGGCCACCATCGCCGGTCCGAATAGGACGCGGCGCACCCAGCGGGGCGGCAGCCGCATCACGCTCCGTTCACATAGGACTGTAGGTACCGCCGCGAGGCCGTGTAGGCGCGGCTGATCCGGCGCCCGACGGCGGCCATGTCCCGGTACGCCCAGGGCGTGTCGTCGCGCGGATCGCCGCCGCCGGTCGGCAGCACATGCACGTCCACATCGTCCGGCAGCGCCGCCATCTCCCGGGCGAAGCGGTGCCGCCGGGCGATCTCGAACGCCACCTGAGCCACCTCCCAGGGCCGGCGCGGCGGGCTGAGCGGCCGCTCAATGCGCCCGACCTGGAGCACGAAGATCTGCTTCGCGCCGGCGAACACGGCCTCCCCGACCGGGATCGAGTTGACGATGCCGCCGTCCACGAAGTGCTCGCCGTTGACCTCGGCCGGCGGCAGCAGACCGGGCACCGCGGCCGAGGCCAGCACGGCGTCCACCACCGGGCCGCTGTCGAACCAGTGCTCGGCGGCGCGTTCAATGCTCGCCGCGCAGCACCGGAACGGCACCTTCAGCTCCTCGAACCGGGTCACCTCGCCAAGCTCCCGCTCCAGCAGCCGGCGCAGCGGCCGCGGCGAGTGCAGGTGCGTACGGGCGGCGAAGCGGCGCAACTGCCGGGCCACCGAGTCGCCATACACGTCACTCGCCTCCGGGGAAGCCCACAGACGGACGAGGCGCTCGGTGACCGACTCGGTCGGTTCGGCCGCCACGAGGGCACCGTTGACCGCCCCGATGGAGGTACCGATGACAAGATCGGGGCGAATGCCGGCCCGGAAGAGGGCACGGAGCATGCCGACCTCGACGGCCCCCAGCACACCGCCGCCCCCGAGCACGAATGCCACCGGACCGCTGACCATGAGGTTCATCCTGGCACGGGTCCGTGTCCGTATAAGTGAAGGGAGGTGGACATCGATGTCAGTTACCCGCGATGGCGGTTAGAACACAGAAAGTTCGGTTACGTAACAAGGCGTTGACAGCACGTCCCGATTCACGGAGCCTGATACGACCTTCCCACCCCAGGCAGGTGCCACAACGATGCCAGCGCCACAGGTGACAGCCTCGCTCCAGCCCGGCGGTCTGCTCGCCCGCAGGTACCGGCTGATCGACAACATCGGTGCGGGCGGCATGTCGGTCATCTGGCGCGCCCGTGACGAGGTGTTGGACCGGGTCGTCGCGGTCAAGGTGCTCGCGCCGTCGCTGGCCGCGGACAGCAAGTTCCGCGACATGGTACGGGAAGAGGCGCGCGCCGCCGCCCAGCTCGTGCACCCGCACGTCACGTCGGTGCACGACTACGGCGAGGAGATCGCGCCAGACGGCACGGTCACCGCGTTCGTGGTGATGGAGCTGCTGGCCGGCGAGGAGTTGGAGGCGCGGCTGACCGAGGGTCCGCTGCCCTGGGCCGAGGCCATCGAGGTCTGTGCCCAGGTCGCCGAGGCGCTCGCGGCCGCGCACCGGCTCGGCATCGTCCACCGCGACGTCACCCCCGCCAACATCATGATGACCTCCGTCGGCGCCAAGGTGCTGGACTTCGGCATCGCCACCCACGTCGGGGCGCCGGACGAGGACGAGGAGGGCGACACGTTCGGCACGCCGGCGTACGTGGCCCCGGAGCGGCTCGACGGCAAGACGGCCCAGCCCGCCACCGACACGTACTCCCTCGGCGTGCTCCTCTTCGAGACGCTCACCGGGCGGACGCCGTACCCGGCGGACACCTGGGAAGACCTGACCGTGGCGCTGGAGACGCCGGAGGTGCCGCGCCTGGTCGGGGTGCCCGGGCTGCCGCCCGCGGTCGCCGAGGTCTGCCACCGGTGCCTGGCCCGCAACCCGCGCGACCGGCCCACCGCCCGGCAGGTCGGCGAAACGCTGCGCGACCAGCTCCTGCCGTCCGACCCGCAGGCGCTGACCATGCTGTCGCCCACGGTGACGCTGCCCACCATCGTCCTGCCGCCCGCCCCGGCCCCGGTCAAGGAGCCGGCCGAAGAGCTGCCGGCCGAATGGCGCCCCGCGCACCGGCCGCGGCGCCACATCCTGCGCAACCGCATCGTGGTCGCGGCAGCCGCGTCAGCGGTCGCGGTGCTCGTCGCCGTACTCGTGCGTGGGACGCTCGGCGACCCGACGTCGCCACCGCAGGGCCGGCTGGCGACGGCGCCCGCGGAAGCCACGACGGCGCCGCCGGTGGCCGCGACGCCGACCACCCCCGCCCCGACCCCCTCGCCCGACGCGCGCCCGCTCGCCCCACCGGAGTCCCAGCCGCCACCGACACAGGCCGAGCGGCCGACCGTGCGGGAGGCGATGACAACGATTGACCAGCTCATCACCGAGGGACTCAACAGCGGCGGCATCCGCCGCGACGCCGGCCAGGACCTGCGCAACCTCGTGCACAACCTGGAGTCCCGGCTGGTCAGCGGCCCGACCGACCTGACCGAGCCGGTGCGCGACCTGCGCGAAAAGGTCAGCCGCCGCGTCCTGGAGGGCTCCATCACCCGCGAGTACGGCGACGCGCTCGACGCCGCGCTCGCGCAGCTCTCGACGGCGGACCAGGGTTAGGTTAGGGCAGGGCGTTCAGGAAGGGTTCGTGGCTGTTCTTGAACTCCCAGCCGTAGTACCGGTCCCAGTTGATCGACCAGGTCATCAGGCCACGGAAGTTGGGGTTGGTGCCGCTGCGCGGGGCGTACGAGCCGCAGCTCTGCCCCCGGACCAGGCAGTTGACCGCCTGCTGCACGCCGGCCGGCGCCACGTACCCGTTGCCGGCGCCGACCGCGGCGGGCGTGCCGAACGCCACCTGGTCCTCGCGGAGGGCCGGGAAAACGTTGGCAGCGTTGCCGGCCACCGGGAAGCCGGCGAGCAGCATGTCGGTCATCGCGACGTGGAAGTCGGCGCCACCCATGGTGTGGTATTGGTTGTCCAGCCCCATGATCGGGCCGGAGTTGTAGTCCTGGACGTGCAGGACGGTGATGTCGTTGCGCAGCGCGTAGATCACCGGCAGGTACGACCCGGCGCGCGGGTCCTGCCCGCCGAACGGGCCGGAGCCGTAGAACTGGTAGCCGAGCTGGACGAAGAACGTCTCCGGGGCCATGGTGAGCACGAAGCCGGCGCCGTACCGCTGCTTGAGGGTGCGGATCGCGGAGATGAGGTTGACGATCACCGGCGTGGTCGGGTTCTTGAAGTCGGTGTCGCCGGTGTTGAGCGACAGCGAGTGACCCTCGAAGTCGATGTCCAGCCCGTTGAGGCCGTACCGGTCGATGATCGCGCCGACCGAGCTGACGAAGGCGTCCCGGGCGGCGGTCGTGGTGAGCTGCACCTGGCCGTTCTGGCCGCCGATCGAGATGAGCACCTTCTTGCCCTGCTGCTGCTTGGCCCGGATCGCCGCGATGAACTGCGCCTCGGTCTCCACTCCCGGGCACTCGCTGGCCGGGCACAGCCGGAACCGGATGTCGCCGGACGTCACCGAGGTGGGCTCCCCGAAGGCGAGGTTGACGATGTCCCACTCGGCCGGCACGTCGGCCATCCGCAGGTAGCCGGAGCCGTTGGCGAAGCTGGCGTGCAGGTATCCGATGAGGGCGTGCTTGGGCAGGCCGGTGTTGGGCGGCGGGCTCGTCGGCGGCGGCGTGGTCGGTGGTGGCGTGGTGGGCGGTGCCGTCGTTGTCGGCGGCGCCGTCGTCGGGGTTACCCCGCCGCTACACGGTTGGCCGTTGAGTGTGCAGTTGACCGGCGACCCCGATCCGCTGCCCAGGAACCCGAACGACACCGAGGCACCGGGCGCCACCGTCCCGTTCCAGGACCGGTTCGTGAACGTGTACCGCTGTCCCGACGAGGTCATCAGCGCGTCCCAGTACGTGCCGACCGTGGTGCCCGCGGGCAGGTCGAACACCACCGTCCAGCCGGTGATCGTCGTCGTTCCGCCGTTCGTGACGGTGTACTTGCCCTCCCATCCCGAGCCCCAGTCCGACGTCTTGGTGAACACAGCGGTGGGAGTGGCCGCGGACGCGGCGGGCGCCAGCCAGATCGCGGCGGCGACGGTGATCGCTACGACAACCAGGATCGGGGTACGTCTCATCGATCGATTATTAAGAGTGTTTACAGTAATTGTAAAGACTCTTAGCTAAATCGGATGCGCGCGCCCGAGCGATCGAAGAGGAGCAGCTTGTCGAGCTCGACCGCGACCGTCATCGAGTCGCCGCGCCGGGGCAGCACCGGAGCCGGCACGCGTACGACGACGTCGCTGAGCACCGGCGGCTGGTCGGACGACTCCGGGTCGTACACCGGGTAGAAGCCGTACTCGGTGCGTGCCGTGGCCGGCTGCGACTCCGTACGCCCGTGCGGCATCATCCGGGCCAGCGCCTGCCGGAACGGGTGGCCGGGCGGCGGATCCTCGCCCACCGCGTCGACGAGATGCGTGTCCGGATGTTCGAGCTGCGAGTCGGCCAGCGGCGTGGGCACGATGCCGGTGTCCAGGTGGACGAGGGCCTCGTGGCCCAGGTTCTCCACCAGGCGTACCGAGCCGCGCAGCGCCGGCCCGTCCGCCTCGGCCACCGGGCGCAGGGCATCCGCGCGTACGGCCACGGTCACCCGATCGTTGTGGTGACCGGCGAGGGCACCCGCCGACGGCAGCTCCAGCACCTGCGAGCCCAGGTCGATGACCGCCCGGTCACCGTCCACATAGATGGCTCCCTGCAGCAGGTTGGTGCGCGGCGTACCCAGGAACGCCGCCACGAAGAGGGTGGCCGGATCGCCGTACACCTCGGCAGGCGGACCGATCTGCTGCAGCACGCCGCGGCGCAGGACCGCGACGCGGTCCGCCATCGTCATCGCCTCGGTCTGGTCGTGGGTGACGTAGAGCGTGGTCACCGCGAGGCGCCGGGCCAGCGCGGCCACGTCGGTGCGCAGCTCCGCACGCAGGCCGGCGTCCAGATTGGACAAGGGCTCGTCGAGCAGGAACGCCTGCGGCTCGCGCACGATCGCCCGGGCCATCGCCACCCGCTGCCGCTGCCCGCCGGACAGGTGCCCGGGCAGCCGGTGCAGCAGGTCGGTCACGCCGAGATGCTCGGCGACCTTGGCGACCCGCGCGTCCACCCCGGCCACCGCGTGATGGCCCACCCGCAGCGGGAACCCGATGTTTTGCGCGACGGTCAGGTGCGGGTAGAGCGCGTAGTCCTGGAAGACCATCGCCACCTTGCGGTCGCGCGCGCTCATCTCGTCGACGACCCTTCCGTCGATGAGGACGTGGCCGCTGGTCTCCTGCTCCAGGCCGGCGACCAGGCGCAGGATCGTCGACTTGCCGCACCCGGTCGGGCCGAGCAGCACGAGAAACTCGCCCGACGCGGCCTCGAAGCTCACCCCGTCGACCGCGACGGTGCCGTCGGGAAACACCTTCGTCAGTCGGTCGACGGCGATGGCGACCACGGCGGCTACCTCCCTAGCGCGGGATGGCTCAGCTCACTTTACGACCTCCGTAGGTGGCGGCCAATCTCCTCCTCGGGCGGCGTCCGCTTGACGGTACGGTCCAGCCAGCCGTCCTGGTTGTCGTCGTACCGGACGCGCTCGAAGTAACCGTCGCCGTCCTTGTCGTACTCCGCCGACTCGACGTGCCCGTCGGCGTCGTCGTCGTGGCCGATGATGTCGACGTTGCCGTCCCGGTCGCGGTCGACCAGGATGTCCACGCCGCCGTCGGCCCGCCCGCGCAGGATGTGCTTGTCGTCGTGGCCGTCGCCGTCCATGTCGACCCCGGTGCGGTAACCCTCAGGCACCTCGAAGTCGCCCGCGGCGCCCTGCCCCCGGCCCGCCCCGTCCAGCGCGTCGCCGATCTCGTCGCCGAAGCCGGACAGGCCGCCACCCTGGTAAAGGCCACCCGTGTACACCGTGCCGACCGGTCCGGCGCCACCGTGCGGGGTCGCCGGGCCCAGCTCGCCGTGGCCCACCGGGTACTCGGGCAGTGCCTCGCCGAAGCCGGCCTGGCCCTCGGGGACCACCGGGCCGAACCCGCCGTGGCCCGCCGGCCCGAATACGCCCTGACCCGCCGGCCCGAACTCCGCCTGACCCGCCGGGCCGAAGGCGCTGTGGGCCTGGACCGGGCCGAATCCCTCCGCCGGCTGCGGCGCCCCGGCCTGGCCGATACCGTCGGCGCCATCGGCGAGCCGGTCGCCGATGCCGCCCAGGCTGCCCGCCATGCCGGCGAGCGGCGACAGCATGCCGAACAGGCTCGACTGGTTGGCGCGAACCTCCACGGTGCGCTGCTCAACCGCCTCGCCACCGGCCTGGCTGTGCAGCAGTTGGATCTCGTCCGGGCTGAGCCGGTAGCCGGCGAGCGCGCTGGCGGGATCCGCCGCCAGCGCGGCCGCGAATGCCTGGTCGGTGACCAGGCGCTCGAGTACGGCATCGAAGTCACTCATGCCGCCACGGTAGTACCCTCGGTCGCGCCGTTGAGGATCCACGGCAGGTTGAACTTGCGGAACACGACGGAGAGATGCGAGGTCCCGCCGTCGCCGGAGTGCTCGTCGACCTCGACCAGCGCGCCGACGAAGTAGTCCGCCGTCTTGGCCATGCTGGAGTAGCCGCCCTCGGCCCAGTTACCGCCGCCCAGCCCGGCCCAGTCCGGCAGCGGCGCGTCACTGAGGAATCGGTGGATTGGCCAGGTTTGCCCCTCGTCGTAGCTGATCCGCACATTCATCTTGGTACGGGCCACGGTGCTCGCCGAGTTGAGGAACACGATCCGGGTCGGCGAATCCAGGTTGTACCGCAGGATCGATCCCTGGCAGGCCGGGTCGAGCAGAGTACTGTCCGGCGCCAGCGCGCTGTAGCTCGACGTGATGCTCCCCCGCGCCACCCACCGGCGCTTACCCGTCTCCCACGCATCGGAGACCGCCCGGTCGTTGCGCATGAGCCGGCCGTCCGTCAACTGCAGGACGGTGCCCTCGCTCGTCGCCTCCTGGATCGCGCCGCTCGCGGTGGTGAGGCGCTGCACCTTCCAGGTGGCACCGTGGTCGTCGCTGTAGATGTTGCGGTGCTGCGCCGGGATGACCAACCATCCATTGGTCAGTTGGATGCCCACACCCGGGCCGACCGCGTCCCACGCCCAGACCGCCC
Coding sequences within:
- a CDS encoding sialidase family protein; amino-acid sequence: MSILRRTSIVAVGCLLAVTAVAGPATAAAPAHSERLLFDGGGSESLNGITYHSFRIPSLVRTKADTLLAFVEGRASSNRDWGNINLLYKRSTDNGATWSSLREVVGAGLGTWGNPTAVVDQSNGKIWLFMSWNPAGYSISGADGTTKITAWEHRKVYVSSSVDDGLTWSDPVDMSAAVKPRTMANGAVWAWDAVGPGVGIQLTNGWLVIPAQHRNIYSDDHGATWKVQRLTTASGAIQEATSEGTVLQLTDGRLMRNDRAVSDAWETGKRRWVARGSITSSYSALAPDSTLLDPACQGSILRYNLDSPTRIVFLNSASTVARTKMNVRISYDEGQTWPIHRFLSDAPLPDWAGLGGGNWAEGGYSSMAKTADYFVGALVEVDEHSGDGGTSHLSVVFRKFNLPWILNGATEGTTVAA